In Streptomyces sp. SID8374, one genomic interval encodes:
- the dhaL gene encoding dihydroxyacetone kinase subunit DhaL, which translates to MLDADFFRRWMAATAAAVDREADRLTELDSAIGDADHGSNLQRGFAAVAAVVEKDAPATPGAVLTLAGRQLISTVGGASGPLYGTLLRRTGKALGEDAEVTRDQLAQAFAGGVAAVGQLGGAQAGDKTMLDALLPAAEALASSFQGAADAARAGAEATVPLQARKGRASYLGERSIGHQDPGATSAALLVEALARTAKDGGAEA; encoded by the coding sequence GTGCTGGACGCCGACTTCTTCCGCCGCTGGATGGCGGCCACCGCGGCCGCCGTGGACCGTGAGGCGGACCGACTGACCGAACTGGACTCGGCGATCGGGGACGCCGACCACGGCAGCAACCTCCAGCGCGGTTTCGCGGCGGTGGCGGCCGTGGTGGAGAAGGACGCGCCCGCGACCCCGGGCGCGGTGCTGACCCTGGCGGGGCGGCAGCTGATCTCCACCGTCGGCGGGGCGTCCGGGCCGTTGTACGGGACGCTGCTGCGCCGTACGGGCAAGGCGCTCGGCGAGGACGCCGAGGTGACGCGGGACCAGCTCGCCCAGGCGTTCGCCGGGGGTGTCGCGGCGGTGGGGCAGCTCGGCGGGGCGCAGGCCGGGGACAAGACGATGCTGGACGCGCTGCTCCCGGCGGCGGAGGCTCTGGCCTCGTCGTTCCAGGGGGCGGCGGACGCGGCCCGGGCGGGCGCCGAGGCGACGGTGCCGTTGCAGGCGCGCAAGGGGCGGGCCAGCTATCTCGGCGAGCGCAGCATCGGCCACCAGGACCCGGGGGCGACCTCGGCGGCCCTGCTGGTCGAGGCGCTGGCCCGCACCGCAAAGGACGGGGGTGCGGAGGCATGA
- the dhaK gene encoding dihydroxyacetone kinase subunit DhaK translates to MKMLINVPETVVADALRGMAAAHPELTVDVENRVVVRRDAPVAGKVALVSGGGSGHEPLHAGFVGPGMLSAACPGEVFTSPVPDQMVRAAAAVDSGAGVLFVVKNYTGDVLNFEMAAELAEDEGIQIAQIVVDDDVAVSDSTFTAGRRGTGATLFVEKIAGAAADEGAPLERVVSVARQVNGSSRSFGVALSAVTTPAKGSPTFDLPAGELELGIGIHGEPGRERRPMMTSGEIADFAVHAVLEDLRPTGPVLALVNGMGATPLLELYGFNAEVQRVLSERGVPVARTLVGNYVTSLDMAGCSVTLCQVDEELLRLWDAPVETPALRWGR, encoded by the coding sequence GTGAAGATGCTCATCAACGTCCCCGAGACCGTCGTCGCCGACGCCCTGCGGGGTATGGCCGCCGCCCACCCCGAACTGACCGTCGATGTGGAGAACCGGGTCGTCGTACGGCGGGACGCGCCGGTGGCCGGGAAGGTGGCGCTCGTCTCGGGGGGCGGGTCGGGGCACGAGCCGCTGCACGCCGGGTTCGTCGGGCCGGGGATGCTGTCGGCCGCCTGTCCCGGGGAGGTGTTCACCTCGCCGGTGCCGGACCAGATGGTGCGGGCAGCCGCGGCGGTGGACAGCGGGGCGGGGGTGCTCTTCGTCGTCAAGAACTACACCGGTGACGTGCTGAACTTCGAGATGGCCGCCGAACTGGCCGAGGACGAGGGCATCCAAATCGCCCAGATCGTGGTGGACGACGACGTGGCGGTGAGCGACAGCACGTTCACGGCCGGGCGGCGCGGTACGGGGGCGACGCTCTTCGTCGAGAAGATCGCGGGGGCCGCCGCCGACGAGGGCGCGCCGCTGGAGCGGGTGGTCTCGGTGGCCCGGCAGGTGAACGGGTCCTCGCGGAGCTTCGGGGTGGCTCTCAGCGCGGTCACCACCCCGGCGAAGGGCAGCCCGACCTTCGATCTGCCCGCCGGGGAGCTGGAGTTGGGCATCGGGATCCACGGCGAGCCGGGGCGGGAGCGGCGGCCGATGATGACCTCGGGCGAGATCGCCGACTTCGCGGTGCACGCGGTGCTGGAGGACCTCCGGCCGACCGGCCCCGTGCTGGCGCTGGTCAACGGGATGGGGGCGACGCCGCTGCTGGAGCTGTACGGGTTCAACGCGGAGGTGCAGCGGGTGCTCTCCGAACGGGGTGTGCCGGTGGCCCGTACGCTCGTGGGGAACTACGTGACCTCACTCGACATGGCAGGCTGCTCGGTGACGCTGTGCCAGGTCGACGAGGAGCTGCTGCGGCTGTGGGACGCGCCCGTGGAGACGCCCGCGCTCCGCTGGGGCCGTTGA